In Sphingobacterium zeae, one genomic interval encodes:
- a CDS encoding cbb3-type cytochrome c oxidase subunit I, giving the protein MMVSNQFKTTLLIGLTMPMSLFILGVYNGVMQTLYRSGVLHQHATAGINYYQGLTMHGVINAIVLTTFFAVVFGHYTITNYLKKEPSKWSYMLSMILMVIGSAIDLVVMVLGKASALYTFYAPLQASALFYIGTAMLIIGSWIAFAGWVKIWFEWKKENPSLHMPIAILGTFVNFTMWFMASIPVIYELLVLLTPWALGLTNQVNVPMTRTLFWMFGHPLVYFWILPAYVGYYTMLPKIAGGKLYSGNAARLALLLFLILSTPVGVHHQFSEGGIAPSIKLWVSILTFGVSIPSFMTAFTVGASLEYAGRKRGAKGLFQWMSRLPWLRADNYLFGYFICGLILFIFGGLSGIVNGSYTLNQLVHNTGWVPGHFHMTVAGPSILFILGLTLFMYQHLSGKPMTSKFTVTIIPYLWTVGVSLLSHGLMAGGLMGEPRRTNMGLTYTNPESPLYNSHWVPSSTVTMVGGLIMGTAALLYFISFFKMLCNKAVELPTISMPESEELHNEREIPLLLNMKPWIILAVILIGSTYIPSFKNVFKYGKPVESKYHMDNPSNLIDNEK; this is encoded by the coding sequence ATGATGGTGAGTAATCAGTTTAAAACAACACTGCTTATCGGTCTAACTATGCCGATGAGCCTATTTATACTTGGCGTATATAACGGAGTAATGCAGACGCTTTATCGATCCGGAGTGCTTCATCAACATGCTACTGCAGGGATAAATTACTATCAAGGATTAACGATGCACGGAGTTATCAACGCTATTGTCCTCACAACGTTCTTTGCGGTAGTTTTTGGGCACTATACTATTACAAACTACCTTAAAAAGGAACCATCAAAGTGGTCCTACATGTTATCCATGATTCTCATGGTTATAGGTTCTGCGATAGATCTCGTTGTGATGGTATTGGGAAAAGCTTCAGCGCTTTACACTTTTTATGCTCCATTGCAGGCATCAGCTTTATTTTATATTGGGACTGCAATGTTAATAATAGGTAGCTGGATAGCATTCGCGGGATGGGTCAAGATCTGGTTTGAATGGAAAAAAGAAAATCCGTCGCTACATATGCCTATTGCTATTCTTGGAACATTCGTAAACTTCACCATGTGGTTTATGGCTAGCATTCCGGTCATCTATGAACTGCTCGTTTTGTTGACCCCTTGGGCCTTAGGCCTTACCAACCAAGTTAATGTACCAATGACCAGAACGCTGTTCTGGATGTTTGGTCATCCATTGGTATACTTTTGGATTTTACCTGCCTATGTAGGATATTACACCATGCTGCCAAAAATAGCCGGTGGAAAATTATATTCTGGCAATGCTGCTCGCCTGGCTTTGTTACTATTTCTAATCCTCTCAACACCTGTAGGCGTTCATCACCAGTTCAGCGAAGGTGGAATAGCACCTAGCATCAAGCTATGGGTAAGCATATTGACATTTGGAGTTTCCATTCCTAGCTTTATGACGGCTTTTACAGTAGGCGCTTCATTGGAATATGCGGGCCGTAAGCGAGGTGCTAAGGGACTTTTTCAGTGGATGTCTAGACTCCCTTGGTTAAGGGCTGACAATTATCTTTTCGGATATTTTATCTGCGGTTTGATTCTTTTCATTTTTGGCGGACTCTCGGGCATTGTCAATGGATCTTATACGCTGAATCAGTTGGTTCACAATACGGGCTGGGTGCCGGGGCACTTTCATATGACTGTTGCCGGACCATCCATTCTTTTTATCCTGGGTCTCACCCTTTTTATGTACCAGCACCTATCTGGAAAACCGATGACATCTAAATTTACGGTAACGATCATACCCTACCTGTGGACGGTCGGTGTCTCACTCTTGTCACATGGACTTATGGCTGGCGGATTGATGGGTGAGCCCCGTCGAACTAATATGGGTCTTACCTATACAAATCCGGAGAGTCCATTATACAATAGTCATTGGGTACCTTCATCAACCGTCACGATGGTCGGAGGTCTTATTATGGGAACAGCTGCATTACTCTACTTTATCTCATTTTTTAAAATGCTGTGCAATAAAGCTGTAGAGCTTCCAACAATCAGCATGCCCGAATCTGAAGAACTACATAATGAACGGGAAATACCACTATTGTTAAACATGAAACCTTGGATCATATTAGCGGTGATCCTAATTGGAAGTACCTATATTCCATCATTCAAAAATGTTTTTAAATATGGAAAACCTGTCGAAAGTAAATATCACATGGATAATCCATCAAATCTGATCGACAATGAAAAGTAA
- a CDS encoding SCO family protein: MKSKTRVYSWFVALVLAVPLLAFMLVRYVASNDIALPYYGENFLEIKKGEAKHIGAFEFSNQEGKLISSEFVKGKVWIACYFFTSCPTICPKMIAGMGDIQEEFSDEHQLRMVSFTVDPDRDTPAVLKEYANIRNINTVQWNLVTGRKKDLYRYARKDLKIMATDGDGGPQDFIHSDRIVLIDQSGYARGYYDGTEAADIKQLIKDIKKLLK, encoded by the coding sequence ATGAAAAGTAAAACAAGAGTATATAGTTGGTTTGTTGCATTGGTATTAGCTGTGCCCTTATTAGCATTTATGTTGGTCCGTTATGTAGCATCAAACGATATCGCACTTCCATATTACGGTGAAAACTTTCTTGAGATAAAGAAAGGTGAGGCAAAGCATATTGGTGCTTTCGAATTTAGTAATCAGGAAGGTAAGTTGATATCCAGTGAATTTGTGAAGGGTAAAGTATGGATCGCCTGTTATTTTTTTACATCGTGTCCGACAATCTGCCCAAAAATGATTGCAGGCATGGGAGATATTCAAGAGGAATTTTCAGATGAACATCAGTTAAGAATGGTATCCTTTACGGTGGATCCGGACAGGGATACGCCTGCAGTATTAAAAGAGTATGCAAATATCCGGAACATCAATACCGTACAATGGAATCTAGTGACAGGTAGAAAAAAAGATCTATACAGGTATGCCCGTAAAGATCTTAAAATAATGGCGACAGATGGAGACGGTGGCCCACAAGACTTTATCCATAGCGATCGCATCGTACTTATCGATCAAAGCGGATATGCTAGAGGGTATTATGATGGCACCGAGGCAGCTGATATAAAACAGCTTATTAAAGATATAAAAAAACTATTAAAATAA
- a CDS encoding c-type cytochrome, which translates to MMKFIGIILIALFFFSFPIYGQRNIEAGKSIFKSRCASCHSIDKRVIGPALKDVDKRHEEKWIIDFVHSSQTLIMAGDETAKMLFQEYNRTIMPDHKDLSPEQIRNIIAYIKNEGNGVPAKASKRYVPAYTNPYKDKNGFVDKILYLNFDEAQSPLKFSDTTSWLIIASIIALLLTIFYLSAYLNYVSDTLTSKKKRT; encoded by the coding sequence ATGATGAAATTTATCGGGATTATCTTGATTGCTCTATTTTTCTTTTCATTTCCCATTTATGGGCAACGAAATATTGAAGCGGGAAAAAGTATATTCAAAAGCAGATGTGCATCTTGCCATTCAATAGACAAGCGAGTAATTGGTCCCGCACTAAAAGATGTAGATAAAAGACATGAAGAAAAGTGGATTATTGACTTCGTTCATTCTTCACAGACACTGATTATGGCCGGGGATGAAACAGCTAAAATGCTCTTTCAAGAATATAATAGAACAATTATGCCTGATCATAAGGACCTATCCCCAGAGCAAATTAGAAATATTATTGCCTATATTAAAAATGAAGGTAACGGTGTGCCCGCAAAAGCTTCAAAAAGATATGTGCCCGCATACACTAACCCTTACAAAGATAAAAATGGATTCGTTGATAAAATTTTATATCTAAATTTTGACGAAGCACAAAGTCCCCTAAAGTTTAGCGATACAACATCATGGCTGATTATTGCTTCAATTATTGCTCTACTGCTTACGATATTTTACTTGAGCGCTTATCTTAATTATGTTAGCGACACCTTAACTTCAAAAAAGAAACGAACATGA
- a CDS encoding helix-turn-helix domain-containing protein: MDKTYPTFDICNLITNKLSNDLFNADRFHGYLLNNPPIKKVHKHSFYHLVYFTSGKGQHIIDFKSYPIEAGSIYFMRPGQVHRWEFESDVDGYVINFSATFFDQLGINSSMIDHFPFFNIFSSGQMLKLSESNRVNIVSIFEDILRELCENHHLAPTIIAADLLRLFVLSSREMDAEMPIFAKTNYNSLLFKQFLDLIEENFKELRLPKDYAALLYITSNHLNFICKDQINMSSGEIIRNRILLEAKRMLVNVELSVAAIAIDLNFFDTSYFIKFFKKYTQFTPEAFRKQYYNKS; encoded by the coding sequence ATGGATAAAACTTACCCCACTTTTGATATCTGTAATTTGATAACGAATAAGCTATCAAATGACCTTTTCAATGCAGACAGGTTTCATGGCTATTTATTAAACAATCCACCGATCAAGAAAGTGCATAAGCACTCTTTTTATCATTTGGTATATTTTACTTCCGGTAAGGGACAGCATATCATAGACTTTAAATCTTATCCCATTGAAGCTGGCAGTATCTACTTTATGCGTCCCGGTCAGGTGCATAGGTGGGAATTTGAAAGCGATGTAGATGGTTACGTTATCAATTTTTCTGCTACTTTTTTCGATCAACTCGGCATAAATTCATCAATGATTGACCATTTCCCATTTTTTAATATTTTTTCCAGTGGTCAAATGTTAAAATTGAGTGAGAGTAACCGTGTCAATATAGTTTCCATTTTTGAAGATATTTTAAGAGAGCTATGCGAAAATCATCATCTAGCGCCAACAATCATTGCAGCCGACCTGCTTAGGCTATTTGTGTTATCAAGCAGAGAAATGGATGCTGAAATGCCAATTTTCGCCAAGACAAACTATAATTCTTTACTTTTTAAACAGTTTCTAGATTTGATAGAGGAGAATTTCAAAGAACTAAGGCTTCCGAAAGATTATGCTGCACTACTTTATATCACCTCCAATCACTTAAATTTTATCTGTAAAGACCAGATTAATATGTCCTCTGGAGAAATCATTCGGAATAGGATATTGCTGGAAGCAAAAAGAATGCTTGTAAACGTTGAGTTATCTGTTGCAGCAATCGCCATAGATTTGAATTTTTTTGATACATCTTATTTTATCAAATTTTTTAAAAAATACACACAATTTACGCCTGAGGCATTTAGAAAACAATATTACAACAAATCATAA
- a CDS encoding arginine decarboxylase has product MKEHLKPQKDIELSPEFNVKDGRLFYRDIDLFRLAKEYGTPLRFTFLPSITDQIKAMDNFFTTVIAQTGYRGTYTYYYCTKSSHFRHVLKKAMELNIGIEISSEYDIALIEALMREGSITTRIKVICNGYKTPRYQDGIISLIEMGSCNVLPIIDSKSELQHYINNLSHLKEIQIGIRLNLSFLHFYPHESRFGLSPQDIRTLFNTAIKTNNFLKFTTLHFFNEKGMAENDSYWDVLEEVVKFYCEMRRVNCDLTTLDIGGGMPFRNNPGTNFDIILFVHRIVTTIQYVCRQEGVPEPDIITEFGKYTVSEATTTIFKIHEKKRGTLINWAIIDGSFITHLPDTWAIRQEYPVLPINNLDQEQSPFVLGGLTCDSADIYPNSEKREFINLPNGDAEQFIAFFHTGAYQEALSGFGGVSHCMIPDPKHILIDKDNDGNLAIKVFSERQKSKNLLRILGYQ; this is encoded by the coding sequence ATGAAAGAACATTTAAAGCCACAAAAGGATATTGAGCTATCACCGGAATTTAATGTAAAAGATGGAAGATTATTTTATAGAGATATCGATCTATTTCGATTAGCTAAGGAATACGGCACGCCATTAAGATTTACATTTCTACCATCAATTACAGATCAAATTAAGGCGATGGATAATTTTTTTACAACGGTAATCGCACAAACTGGATATAGAGGGACATATACCTACTATTATTGTACGAAAAGTTCACATTTTCGGCATGTATTGAAAAAGGCCATGGAATTGAATATAGGTATCGAGATTTCTTCCGAATATGATATCGCATTGATCGAAGCCTTAATGAGGGAAGGAAGTATCACAACTCGCATAAAAGTTATTTGCAACGGATATAAAACACCGAGGTATCAAGACGGTATCATTTCGTTGATTGAAATGGGATCTTGTAATGTATTACCTATAATTGATAGTAAGAGTGAGCTTCAGCATTACATTAACAATTTATCGCATTTAAAAGAAATACAGATTGGAATACGTTTAAATCTTAGTTTTCTTCATTTCTACCCCCATGAATCGAGATTTGGACTCTCTCCTCAGGATATTAGAACTTTATTCAACACTGCTATTAAAACGAATAATTTTCTAAAATTTACCACACTACATTTCTTTAACGAAAAGGGAATGGCAGAAAACGATAGCTATTGGGATGTCCTAGAAGAGGTTGTAAAGTTTTATTGTGAAATGAGAAGGGTAAATTGTGATTTAACGACGTTGGATATCGGCGGAGGAATGCCCTTTAGGAATAATCCTGGAACCAATTTCGATATAATCCTTTTTGTTCATCGTATCGTGACTACCATTCAATATGTATGCCGGCAGGAGGGAGTACCTGAGCCAGACATTATCACAGAATTTGGAAAATATACTGTGTCAGAAGCAACCACTACTATATTTAAGATTCATGAGAAAAAAAGAGGCACACTTATCAATTGGGCTATAATAGATGGATCGTTCATTACCCACCTTCCCGACACTTGGGCGATTAGGCAAGAATATCCTGTTCTTCCAATAAATAATTTAGATCAAGAGCAATCACCTTTTGTTTTGGGTGGATTGACATGCGATAGTGCCGATATCTATCCGAATTCAGAAAAAAGGGAATTTATCAATTTACCTAATGGTGATGCCGAACAGTTTATTGCCTTTTTTCACACTGGAGCCTATCAGGAAGCACTCAGCGGATTTGGAGGTGTTAGCCATTGTATGATTCCAGATCCTAAACATATACTTATAGATAAAGATAATGATGGCAACCTTGCGATCAAGGTATTTTCTGAAAGGCAGAAGAGCAAAAATCTGCTACGCATATTAGGATATCAATAA
- a CDS encoding peroxiredoxin yields MTLHLGDDAPNFEANTTHGFINFHNFLGDSWGILLSHPADYTPVCTTELGRTAQLSDEFKKRGVKAIAVSVDAIEDHHEWIKDINQVKQTNVDFPLIADQDRLVSTLYDMIHPNASGTQTVRSVFIIDPQKKIRLTMTYPASAGRNFDEILRVIDSLQLSDQYKVATPADWNLGDDVIISLGLTTSEAIEKFPKGITEVKPYLRYTPYPKE; encoded by the coding sequence ATGACATTACATTTAGGTGACGATGCGCCCAATTTTGAGGCTAACACAACACATGGATTTATTAACTTCCACAATTTTCTTGGAGATAGCTGGGGGATATTGTTATCCCACCCCGCAGATTATACACCTGTATGTACAACAGAGTTGGGGCGAACTGCGCAGTTGAGCGATGAGTTTAAAAAAAGAGGCGTTAAGGCAATAGCCGTAAGTGTAGATGCTATTGAAGATCATCATGAATGGATTAAAGATATCAACCAGGTTAAACAAACAAATGTTGATTTTCCTTTAATTGCCGATCAGGACAGACTAGTATCAACTTTATACGATATGATCCACCCAAATGCATCTGGCACACAGACTGTACGTTCTGTATTCATCATTGATCCGCAAAAAAAAATACGCTTAACGATGACTTACCCAGCGTCAGCAGGTAGAAATTTCGATGAAATATTGCGTGTTATTGATTCCCTTCAATTGAGTGACCAATATAAAGTTGCTACACCTGCCGACTGGAACCTTGGCGACGATGTAATCATTTCACTCGGTTTAACTACTTCGGAAGCAATTGAAAAATTTCCTAAAGGGATAACAGAAGTCAAGCCTTATCTTAGATATACGCCCTATCCGAAAGAATAA
- a CDS encoding winged helix-turn-helix transcriptional regulator yields MELIDINVIQKCPETYLLAVNDTLNVLAGKWKLPIMASLQFGRKRFKDLEKEIPKITPRMLSKELRDLELNGMVNRIVHDSFPIIIEYEFTTSGKSFKSVIDAMIIWGIEHRQNTLNGSNENLPTTVIDN; encoded by the coding sequence ATGGAACTGATCGATATCAACGTCATTCAGAAGTGTCCAGAGACTTATCTTTTGGCGGTAAATGACACCCTAAATGTATTGGCTGGTAAATGGAAGCTGCCTATTATGGCGTCCTTGCAATTTGGCAGGAAACGCTTTAAGGACCTGGAAAAAGAAATTCCTAAAATTACGCCGAGAATGCTTTCTAAAGAGCTGCGGGACTTAGAGCTCAACGGAATGGTGAATCGTATTGTTCATGACAGCTTTCCAATTATCATAGAATATGAATTTACAACTTCAGGGAAATCTTTTAAAAGTGTGATTGATGCTATGATCATTTGGGGAATTGAACATAGACAAAATACCTTAAATGGATCGAACGAAAACTTGCCTACGACAGTAATCGACAATTAG